The Elaeis guineensis isolate ETL-2024a chromosome 13, EG11, whole genome shotgun sequence genome includes a region encoding these proteins:
- the LOC105060711 gene encoding uncharacterized protein produces MVVCKCRKATRLYCFVHKVPVCGECICFPEHQICAVKKYSDWVVDGEYDWPPTCSFCNAAVEAGNDQTTRLGCLHLMHTNCLVSHIQSYPPQTAPAGYICPACSSPIWPPISIKDTGSRLHSKLKEAIIQSGLEKNVFGNHLVSLPAAESRVPPPAFASDPLMRVSGVEDRDKSSADSFTKEAKYSDEAHSAAGTGSIKLSESEIVEIDDSSLGNQLKPDQEPNFIKSVSPKGPGATTRKGTYHVERQNSEISYYADDEDGTHKKYTRRGPFRHKFLRMLLPFWSNALPTLPVTAPPRKDLANTNDVPEGRLRHQRSSKMDPRKILLVMAIMACLATMGILYYRLAQRSLGEEVPEDEPQ; encoded by the exons ATGGTTGTTTGCAAATGCCGCAAG GCGACTAGGCTTTATTGCTTTGTTCACAAGGTGCCTGTTTGCGGGGAATGCATCTGTTTTCCAGAACACCAAATCTGTGCG GTAAAAAAATACTCTGATTGGGTAGTTGATGGAGAGTATGATTGGCCTCCTACATGCTCCTTCTGTAATGCTGCAGTTGAAGCTGGAAATGATCAGACTACCCGACTGGGTTGCTTGC ATCTTATGCACACAAATTGTTTGGTGTCGCATATTCAAAGCTATCCACCACAAACTGCGCCAGCAGGATATATTTGTCCTGCATGTTCTTCACCT ATATGGCCTCCTATAAGCATTAAAGATACAGGATCTCGCCTCCATTCAAAACTCAAGGAAGCAATAATCCAG AGTGGCTTGGAGAAAAATGTATTTGGAAATCACCTTGTTTCATTGCCTGCAGCAGAGAGCCGTGTTCCTCCTCCTGCTTTTGCTTCGGATCCACTTATGCGTGTATCTGGTGTCGAAGATAGAGATAAAAGTAGTGCAGATTCATTTACCAAAGAAGCAAAATACTCAGATGAAGCACACTCTGCTGCTGGAACAGGTTCTATTAAACTTTCAGAATCGGAGATTGTTGAAATAGATGATAGTTCGTTAGGAAACCAATTAAAGCCAGACCAAGAGCCCAACTTCATAAAAAGTGTGAGCCCGAAGGGT CCTGGTGCTACCACAAGGAAGGGCACTTACCATGTTGAAAGACAAAATTCAGAAATATCATATTATGCTGATGATGAAGACGGAACACATAAAAAGTACACAAGAAGGG GTCCTTTCCGTCATAAGTTTCTGAGAATGTTGCTTCCTTTCTGGTCTAATGCATTGCCAACTCTACCAGTGACTGCACCACCACGCAAAGATCTAGCCAATACAAATGATGTTCCAGAAGGACGTCTGCGACATCAAAGATCCTCAAAGATGGACCCCAGGAAAATCTTACTTGTCATGGCGATCAT GGCATGTTTGGCAACAATGGGCATCCTCTACTATCGATTGGCACAGCGCAGTCTTGGTGAAGAAGTGCCTGAAGATGAACCTCAGTAG
- the LOC105060713 gene encoding mitotic checkpoint protein BUB3.1: MSAAVLPTSSGGRELSNPPSDGISNLRFSNHSDHLLVSSWDKTVRLYDASANILKGEFMHGGPVLDCCFHDDFSGFSASADNTVRRFVFGTGKEDILGRHEAPVRCVEYSYAAGQVITGSWDKTLKCWDPRGASGPDRTLVGTYPQPERVYSLSLVGHRLVVATAGRHVNVYDLRNMSQPEQRRESSLKYQTRCVRCYPNGTGFALSSVEGRVAMEFFDLSEAGQSKKYAFKCHRKSEAGKDTVYPVNAIAFHPIYGTFATGGCDGYVNVWDGNNKKRLYQYSKYPTSIAALSFSRDGRLLAVASSYTFEEGDIAREPDAIFVRNVNEVEVKPKPKALPAPPP; encoded by the exons ATGAGCGCCGCCGTCCTTCCTACGAGCAGCGGCGGGAGGGAGCTCTCCAATCCCCCCTCCGATGGCATTTCCAACCTGCGCTTTTCGAACCACAGCGACCACCTTCTCGTTTCCTCGTGGGACAAG ACTGTTCGGCTTTACGACGCTAGTGCCAATATCCTCAAGGGGGAATTCATGCACGGAGGCCCCGTTCTCGATTGCTGCTTCCATGATGATTTCTCTGGTTTCAGTGCGAGTGCTGACAACACGGTCCGGAG GTTTGTCTTTGGTACTGGCAAGGAGGACATTTTGGGACGTCATGAAGCTCCTGTGCGTTGTGTTGAATACTCTTATGCAGCAG GACAAGTAATCACAGGTAGTTGGGACAAAACACTGAAGTGCTGGGATCCTAGAGGTGCAAGTGGGCCAGATCGTACACTTGTTGGGACATATCCACAACCTGAACGTGTGTATTCACTTTCTCTTGTTGGCCACCGATTAGTTGTTGCAACTGCAGGAAGGCATGTGAATGTCTATGATTTGCGCAATATGTCTCAACCAGAACAACGGAGGGAGTCTTCGTTGAAATATCAAACTAGATGTGTTCGTTGTTATCCCAATGGCACAG GCTTTGCACTTAGTTCGGTGGAAGGTCGGGTTGCTATGGAGTTCTTCGATTTATCTGAGGCTGGCCAATCCAAGAA GTATGCATTCAAGTGCCACCGGAAATCAGAGGCTGGGAAGGACACTGTTTATCCAGTCAATGCAATAGCATTCCATCCCAT TTATGGAACATTTGCCACTGGAGGCTGTGATGGATATGTGAATGTGTGGGATGGTAACAACAAGAAGAGATTATACCAG TATTCAAAATACCCGACTAGCATTGCAGCATTATCCTTCAGCAGAGATGGACGTCTGCTGGCTGTGGCATCCAGCTATACATTTGAAGAGGGGGATATAGC TCGTGAGCCTGATGCCATTTTTGTGCGGAATGTGAATGAGGTCGAAGTCAAGCCAAAGCCTAAGGCATTGCCTGCACCTCCTCCATGA